From one Pempheris klunzingeri isolate RE-2024b chromosome 5, fPemKlu1.hap1, whole genome shotgun sequence genomic stretch:
- the LOC139201720 gene encoding myosin heavy chain, fast skeletal muscle-like, with translation MSTDAEMAVYGKAAIYLRKPEKERIEAQSKPFDAKSACYVADVKELYLKATITKKDGGKVTVKVLDTEEERTVKEDDVSPMNPPKFDKIEDMAMMTHLNEASVLYNLKERYAAWMIYTYSGLFCATVNPYKWLPVYDSEVVSAYRGKKRMEAPPHIFSVSDNAFQFMQIDRENQSVLITGESGAGKTVNTKRVIQYFATISVGGDKKRDTSKGSLEDQIIAANPLLEAYGNAKTVRNDNSSRFGKFIRIHFGATGKLSSADIETYLLEKSRVTFQLPDERGYHIFYQMMTNHKPELIELSLISTNPYDFPMCSQGQITVASIDDKVELEATDNAIDILGFTGEEKMSIYKMTGAVLHHGNMKFKQKQREEQAEPDGTEDADKVAYLLGLNSADMLKALCYPRVKVGNEFVTKGQTVPQVMNAVPALAKSIYERMFLWMVIRINQMLDTKQPRQFFIGVLDIAGFEIFDFNSMEQLCINFTNEKLQQFFNHTMFVLEQEEYKKEGIIWEFIDFGMDLAACIELIEKPMGIFSILEEECMFPKATDTSFKNKLYDQHLGKNRAFEKPKPAKGKAEAHFSLVHYAGTVDYNISGWLDKNKDPLNESVVQLYQKSPVKLLAVLYPPVVEESGGGKKGGKKKGGSMQTVSSQFRENLGKLMTNLRSTHPHFVRCLIPNESKTPGLMENFLVIHQLRCNGVLEGIRICRKGFPSRIPYADFKQRYKVLNAGVIPEGQFIDNKKASEKLLGSIDVDHDQYRFGHTKVFFKAGLLGTLEEMRDEKLASLVTMTQALCRAFLMRREFVQMTERRDAVYTIQYNVRSFMNVKHWPWMKVYYKIKPLLKSAETEKELAQMKENYEKMTTDLAAALAKKKELEEKMVSLLQEKNDLQLQVTSESENLSDAEERCEGLIKSKIQLEAKLKETTERLEDEEEINAELTAKKRKLEDECSELKKDIDDLELTLAKVEKEKHATENKVKNLTEEMASQDESIAKLTKEKKALQEAHQQTLDDLQAEEDKVNTLTKAKTKLEQQVDDLEGSLEQEKKLRMDLERAKRKLEGDLKLAQESIMDLENDKQQSEEKIKKKDFEISQLLSKIEDEQSLGAQLQKKIKELQARIEELEEEIEAERAARAKVEKQRADLARELEEISERLEEAGGATAAQIEMNKKREAEFQKLRRDLEESTLQHEATAAALRKKQADSVAELGEQIDNLQRVKQKLEKEKSEYKMEIDDLSSNMEAVAKAKGNLEKMCRTLEDQLSELKTKNDENVRQINDMGGQKARLLTENGEFSRQIEEKEALVSQLTRGKQAFTQQIEELKRQIEEEVKAKNALAHGLQSARHDCDLLREQFEEEQEAKAELQRGMSKANSEVAQWRTKYETDAIQRTEELEEAKKKLAQRLQEAEEQIEAVNSKCASLEKTKQRLQSEVEDLMIDVERANGLAANLDKKQRNFDKVLAEWKQKYEEGQAELEGAQKEARSLSTELFKMKNSYEEALDQLETMKRENKNLQQEISDLTEQIGETGKSIHELEKSKKQVETEKAEIQTALEEAEGTLEHEESKILRVQLELNQIKGEVDRKLAEKDEEMEQIKRNSQRVTDSMQSTLDSEVRSRNDALRIKKKMEGDLNEMEIQLSHANRQAAESQKQLRNVQAQLKDAQLHLDDAVRAQDDFKEQAAMVDRRNGLMVAEIEELRAALEQTERSRKIAEQELVDASERVGLLHSQNTSLLNTKKKLETDLVQVQSEVDDTVQEARNAEDKAKKAITDAAMMAEELKKEQDTSAHLERMKKNLEVAVKDLQHRLDEAENLAMKGGKKQLQKLESRVRELETEVEGEQRRGADAVKGVRKYERRVKELTYQTEEDKKNVTRLQDLVDKLQLKVKAYKRQAEEAEEQANVHLSKCRKIQHELEEAEERADIAESQVNKLRAKSRDSGKGKEAAE, from the exons ATGAGTACGGACGCGGAGATGGCCGTTTACGGCAAAGCTGCCATTTACCTCCGTAagccagagaaggagagaatTGAGGCTCAAAGCAAACCCTTTGATGCCAAGTCCGCCTGCTACGTGGCTGATGTCAAGGAGCTGTACTTGAAGGCAACAATCACCAAGAAAGATGGTGGCAAAGTCACTGTCAAAGTCCTGGACACTGAGGAG GAGAGGACAGTCAAAGAAGATGACGTCTCTCCAATGAATCCTCCCAAGTTTGACAAAATTGAGGACATGGCCATGATGACCCATCTCAATGAAGCCTCTGTGTTGTATAACCTCAAAGAGCGTTATGCAGCATGGATGATCTAC ACCTACTCTGGGTTGTTCTGTGCCACTGTGAACCCCTACAAGTGGCTCCCAGTGTACGATTCTGAAGTCGTATCTGCCTATAGAGGCAAGAAGCGTATGGAGGCTCCACCCCacatcttctctgtctctgacaaCGCTTTTCAGTTCATGCAAATTG ATAGGGAGAACCAGTCTGTCTTGATCAC TGGAGAATCTGGTGCTGGAAAGACTGTGAACACCAAGCGTGTCATCCAGTACTTTGCAACAATCTCAGTTGGTGGAGACAAGAAGAGGGACACCTCAAAG GGGTCACTGGAGGATCAGATTATTGCAGCCAATCCCCTGCTGGAGGCCTATGGTAACGCCAAAACTGTGAGGAATGACAACTCTTCTCGTTTT GGTAAATTCATCAGAATCCATTTCGGCGCAACTGGCAAACTGTCTAGTGCTGATATTGAGACAT ATCTGCTGGAGAAGTCTAGAGTGACATTCCAGCTTCCTGATGAAAGAGGCTACCACATCTTCTACCAGATGATGACCAACCACAAGCCCGAGCTGATTG AATTGTCACTCATATCAACCAACCCCTACGACTTCCCCATGTGCAGTCAGGGTCAGATCACTGTGGCCAGCATTGATGACAAAGTTGAGCTGGAAGCCACTGAT AATGCTATTGACATCCTGGGCTTCACTGgtgaagagaaaatgagcatCTACAAGATGACTGGTGCTGTGCTCCACCATGGTAACATGAAGTTCAAGCAGAAGCAGCGTGAGGAGCAGGCTGAGCCCGATGGCACAGAGG ATGCTGACAAGGTTGCTTACTTGCTGGGTCTGAActctgctgacatgctgaaGGCTCTGTGCTATCCCAGAGTGAAGGTCGGAAATGAGTTTGTCACCAAGGGACAGACTGTGCCTCAG GTGATGAATGCTGTGCCTGCCCTGGCCAAGTCTATCTATGAGAGGATGTTCTTGTGGATGGTCATCCGTATCAACCAGATGTTGGACACTAAACAGCCAAGGCAGTTCTTCATTGGAGTCCTGGATATCGCTGGCTTTGAAATCTTTGAT TTCAACAGCATGGAGCAGCTGTGCATCAACTTCACCAATGAGAAACTGCAACAGTTCTTCAACCACACCATGTTTGTCCTGGAGCAAGAGGAGTACAAGAAGGAGGGTATTATCTGGGAGTTCATCGACTTTGGCATGGACTTGGCTGCCTGCATTGAGCTGATTGAAAAG CCCATGGGCATCTTCTCCATCCTTGAAGAGGAGTGCATGTTCCCCAAGGCAACAGATACATCCTTCAAGAACAAGCTGTATGACCAGCATCTCGGCAAAAACAGAGCATTTGAGAAACCAAAACCGGCCAAGGGCAAGGCTGAGGCCCACTTCTCCCTGGTGCACTATGCTGGTACCGTGGACTACAATATCAGTGGCTGGCTGGACAAGAACAAGGATCCACTGAATGAGTCTGTGGTGCAGCTGTACCAGAAGTCTCCAGTTAAACTGCTGGCTGTTCTGTATCCTCCCGTTGTTGAGG AGTCTGGTGGTGGCAAGAAGGGAGGCAAGAAGAAGGGTGGTTCTATGCAGACTGTGTCCTCACAGTTTAGG GAGAACTTGGGCAAGCTGATGACTAACTTGAGGAGCACCCATCCTCACTTTGTGCGCTGCCTGATTCCCAATGAGTCGAAGACTCCAG GTCTGATGGAGAACTTTTTGGTCATCCACCAGCTCAGGTGTAACGGTGTCCTGGAGGGTATCAGAATCTGCAGAAAAGGTTTCCCCAGCAGAATCCCCTATGCTGACTTCAAGCAGAG GTACAAGGTGCTGAATGCTGGTGTCATCCCTGAGGGCCAGTTCATTGACAACAAAAAGGCCTCAGAGAAGCTGCTTGGGTCAATTGATGTTGATCATGACCAGTACAGATTTGGACACACCAAG GTGTTCTTCAAGGCAGGTCTGCTGGGTACCCTtgaggagatgagagatgaaAAGCTGGCATCCCTGGTCACCATGACTCAGGCTCTCTGCCGTGCTTTCCTCATGAGGAGGGAGTTTGTGCAGATGACGGAGCGGAG GGATGCCGTTTACACCATCCAGTACAACGTCCGCTCATTCATGAATGTGAAACACTGGCCATGGATGAAGGTGTACTACAAGATCAAGCCTCTGCTCAAGAGTGCTGAAACTGAGAAGGAGCTGGCCCAGATGAAAGAGAACTATGAGAAGATGACAACTGACTTGGCTGCTGCCCTGGCCAAGAAGAaggaactggaggagaagatggtgTCCCTTCTGCAGGAGAAGAATGATCTGCAGCTGCAAGTGACATCG GAATCAGAAAATCTGTCAGATGCCGAGGAGAGATGTGAAGGACTTATCAAGAGTAAGATTCAGTTGGAGGCCAAACTCAAAGAGACAACTGAGAgactggaggatgaagaggaaatcAATGCTGAGCTCACTGCCAAGAAGAGAAAGCTGGAGGATGAATGCTCTGAGCTTAAGAAGGATATTGATGACCTGGAGCTTACCTTGGCCAaagtggagaaggagaaacacgCCACTGAGAACAAG GTGAAGAACCTGACCGAGGAGATGGCCTCTCAGGACGAAAGCATTGCTAAGCTGACCAAGGAAAAGAAAGCCCTTCAGGAGGCCCATCAGCAGACTCTTGATGACCTGCAGGCTGAGGAAGACAAAGTCAACACTCTGACCAAGGCCAAGACCAAGCTTGAGCAGCAAGTGGATGAC CTTGAGGGTTCTCTGGAGCAAGAGAAGAAGCTGCGTATGGACCTTGAGAGAGccaagaggaagctggagggTGATCTGAAACTGGCCCAGGAATCCATTATGGATCTTGAGAATGACAAGCAGCAGTCTgaggagaaaattaaaaa GAAGGACTTTGAAATCAGTCAGCTCCTTAGCAAGATTGAGGATGAGCAGTCATTGGGTGCTCAGCTTCAGAAGAAGATCAAAGAGCTTCAG GCTCGTattgaggagctggaggaggagattgAGGCTGAGCGTGCTGCTCGTGCCAAGGTTGAGAAGCAGAGAGCTGACCTTGCCAGGGAACTTGAGGAGATCAgtgagaggctggaggaggccgGTGGTGCCACTGCTGCTCAGATTGAGATGAACAAGAAGCGTGAAGCTGAGTTCCAGAAGCTCCGTCGTGACCTTGAGGAGTCCACTCTGCAGCATGAAGCCACTGCCGCTGCTCTTCGCAAGAAGCAGGCTGACAGCGTTGCTGAGCTGGGAGAGCAGATCGACAACCTCCAGCGTGTCAAGCAGAAGCTCGAGAAGGAAAAGAGTGAATACAAGATGGAGATTGATGACCTCTCCAGCAACATGGAGGCTGTTGCTAAAGCAAAG GGAAATCTTGAAAAGATGTGCCGTACCCTTGAGGACCAACTTAGTGAACTGAAGACCAAGAATGATGAAAATGTCCGTCAAATCAATGACATGGGTGGACAGAAAGCACGTCTCCTGACAGAAAATG GTGAGTTCAGCCGTCAAATTGAAGAGAAAGAAGCTCTTGTGTCCCAGCTGACCAGAGGCAAACAGGCCTTCACACAGCAGATTGAGGAGCTGAAGAGACAGATTGAAGAGGAGGTCAAG GCCAAGAATGCTCTTGCTCATGGACTGCAATCAGCCCGCCATGACTGTGATCTGCTGAGGgagcagtttgaggaggagcaggaggccaagGCCGAGCTGCAGCGTGGAATGTCCAAGGCCAATAGTGAGGTGGCTCAGTGGAGAACGAAGTATGAAACTGATGCTATCCAGCGCACTGAGGAGCTTGAGGAGGCCAA gaaaaagttGGCCCAGCGCCTtcaggaggctgaggagcagaTTGAGGCAGTGAATTCCAAGTGTGCTTCTCTGGAGAAAACCAAACAGAGGCTCCAGAGTGAGGTGGAGGACCTCATGATTGATGTGGAGAGGGCCAATGGACTGGCTGCCAACCTGGACAAGAAGCAGAGGAACTTTGACAAG GTGTTGGCAGAGTGGAAACAGAAGTATGAGGAGGGTCAGGCCGAGCTTGAAGGAGCTCAAAAGGAGGCTCGTTCTCTCAGCACTGAGCTGTTCAAGATGAAGAACTCTTATGAAGAGGCTCTGGATCAGCTGGAGACCATGAAGCGTGAAAACAAGAACCTTCAAC AGGAGATCTCAGATCTGACTGAACAGATTGGTGAGACTGGCAAGAGCATCCATGAGCTGGAGAAGTCCAAGAagcaggtggagacagagaaggCTGAGATCCAGACAGCTCTTGAAGAGGCTGAG GGAACTCTGGAACACGAAGAGTCTAAGATCCTGCGTGTCCAGCTGGAGCTCAACCAGATTAAGGGTGAGGTGGACAGGAAGTTGGCAGAGAAAGATGAGGAGATGGAGCAGATCAAGAGGAACAGCCAGAGGGTGACTGACTCCATGCAGAGTACTCTGGATTCTGAGGTCAGAAGCAGGAACGATGCCCTGAGAatcaagaagaagatggagggagatctGAATGAGATGGAGATTCAGCTGAGCCACGCCAATCGCCAGGCGGCTGAGTCCCAGAAGCAGCTGAGGAACGTGCAGGCACAGCTGAAG GATGCACAACTGCACCTTGATGATGCTGTCAGAGCTCAGGATGACTTCAAGGAACAAGCTGCTATGGTAGACCGCAGAAATGGTCTCATGGTGGCTGAAATTGAGGAACTCAGAGCTGCTctggaacagacagagagaagccgCAAAATTGCTGAGCAGGAGTTGGTGGACGCCAGTGAGCGTGTTGGACTTCTGCACTCCCAG AACACAAGCCTCCTGAACACCAAGAAGAAGCTTGAGACTGACCTGGTCCAGGTCCAGAGTGAAGTGGATGACACTGTTCAGGAAGCCAGGAATGCAGAGGATAAGGCCAAGAAGGCCATCACTGAT GCTGCTATGatggctgaggagctgaagaaggagcaggATACTAGTGCTCacctggagaggatgaagaagaaccTGGAGGTCGCTGTCAAGGACCTGCAGCACCGCCTGGATGAGGCTGAGAACCTGGCCATGAAGGGTGGCAAGAAGCAGCTCCAGAAACTTGAGTCTAGG GTGCGTGAGCTTGAGACAGAGGTTGAGGGTGAGCAGAGACGTGGAGCAGATGCTGTTAAGGGTGTCCGCAAATATGAGAGGAGGGTGAAGGAGCTCACCTACCAG ACTGAGGAGGACAAGAAAAATGTCACCAGGCTGCAGGATCTGGTTGACAAGTTGCAGCTCAAGGTGAAGGCCTACAAGAGGCAGGCTGAGGAAGCG GAGGAGCAGGCCAACGTTCATCTGTCCAAGTGCAGGAAGATCCAgcatgagctggaggaggctgaggagcgtGCTGACATTGCAGAGTCCCAGGTCAACAAACTGAGAGCAAAGAGCCGTGACTCTGGCAAG GGAAAAGAGGCGGCTGAATAA